Within bacterium, the genomic segment ATTCTCGATCCGCCGGGTCTGGGCGCGCTGGCCCGGCGCGGGAGCGAGGCGGACGGCTCGTCCGCCGCGCCGGCCGCGGTGGCTTGACGGCGAACCAACAGGGGAGACGGACGATGAGCACGCAGCAGATCTCCACGGCGGCCGAGACCGCCGAAGAACGGCGGACCGGGCGCCGCGCCGCGGCCGAAGGCGGCAAGTTCCTCACCTTCTTCCTCTCCGAGGAGGAGTACGGGCTCGAGATCCTCCGGGTCTCCGAGATCATCGGGATGATGCCGATCACCCCGATCCCGCGCGTCCACACCCACATCCGGGGCGTGATCAACCTGCGCGGCAAGGTGATCCCGGTCGTCGACCTCCGCCTCAAACTGGGGATGCCCTCGGTCGAGGCGACCGAGGAGACCTGCATCATCGTCGTGCAGGTCAAGGACTCGCCGATGGGGATCATCGTGGACAAGGTCTCCGAGGTCCTCGACATCGGCGCCGACCGGATCGAGGAGCCGCCGACCTTCGGGGCCGACGTGAACACCGACTTCATCCTCGGCATCGGCAAGTCGGAAGGGCGGGTCAAGCTGCTGCTCGACATCGACAAGGTCCTTTCGACCAGCGAGATCCTCGACATCCAGGCGGTGGCGGCGGCCGGCGAGGCCGAGCCGCAGCCGGCGGGCGTCGGCGCGTGAAGGGGATCGGCGCGGCCGCGGCGGACCACGACGGTCCGCCCCGCGGCGACGCGTCGCCGGCCGGCGGCGCGCCGGCGGACTTCCTGTCCGACCTGCGCGTCCCCGACCTCTCCGACCGCGCCTTCCGCCGCGTGGCGGAGCTGGCCCACTCCGTGGCCGGGATCAAGCTGCCGCCGGAGAAGCGGGAGCTGGTCAAGTCGCGGCTGATCAAGCGCGTCCGCGCCCTCGAGACCGCGGGGTTCGACGAGTACGTCGCCGTCGTCGAGCGGGATCCCGAGGAACTGGGGCGGATGATCGACGTCCTCACGACGAACAAGACGAACTTCTTCCGCGAGGAGGCGCACTTCGCCTTCCTGCGGAACGAGGCGCTGCCGCG encodes:
- a CDS encoding chemotaxis protein CheW, translating into MSTQQISTAAETAEERRTGRRAAAEGGKFLTFFLSEEEYGLEILRVSEIIGMMPITPIPRVHTHIRGVINLRGKVIPVVDLRLKLGMPSVEATEETCIIVVQVKDSPMGIIVDKVSEVLDIGADRIEEPPTFGADVNTDFILGIGKSEGRVKLLLDIDKVLSTSEILDIQAVAAAGEAEPQPAGVGA